From the genome of Pirellulales bacterium:
TGGTGGCGCAATTGCTCATCGGTCGCGGCATTGGCGATCCTTTGGCGGCGCGCACGTTTCTCGATCCGAAGCTGAACGGCTTGCGCGATCCGGACGAATTGCCGGGAATTCCGGCCGCTGCCGAGCGACTGATCGCCGCTATTGCGGCCGGCCGACCGATTGTGGTGTACGGCGATTACGATGCCGACGGCATGACGGCCACGGCCATTCTGCTGGGCTGCCTGCAATTGCTGGGAGCCAAAGCCAGCTTTTACGTGCCCAACCGCATTGACGAAGGTTACGGCCTGAACGACGAGGCCCTGCGCACGTTGGCCGAAAGGGGAACCGCAGTTATCGTCACGGTGGATTGCGGAATTACCAGCGTGGGCGAGGCGCAAACGGCCCGCGAGTTGGGCTTGGAACTCATTATTACTGATCATCATGAAATGGCGGCCGAGTTGCCCGTCACCGCGGCAATTGTGCATCCACGATTGCCGGGCCATCAGTATCCGTTTGCCGGTTTGAGCGGCGCGGGAGTGGCGTTCAAATTAGCCTGGGCTTTGTGCCAACGCGCCTGCCAAGCCAAACGCGTGACCGACGCCATGCGGTCGTTTTTGTTGCAGGCCGTGGGGATTGCCGCGATTGGCACCGTGGCCGACGTCGTGCCGCTGGTGGACGAAAATCGGATATTGGTGCATCACGGTTTGCAGAGCTTGAAGTTCCGTCCGACGGCGGGCTTAGCCGCGCTGATGCAGTTGACCAAGCTCGATCAAAAACCGGCGCTCGATTGCGAAGACATCGGCTTCACGCTGGCTCCGCGACTGAATGCAGCGGGCCGCTTGGGGCAGGCACAGTTGGGTGTCGAATTACTCACCACCACGGCGACCGATCGGGCCAGCGCTTTGGCAGAATATTTGCACGAATTGAACAATAGCCGCGACAGCCTAGAGCGCAGCATTTATTTGGCGGCCAATAAGCAATTGCAAGAGCAGTTCGATGCCGAAAGCGATACGGCACTGGTGTTGGCCGGCCGTGGTTGGCATCCGGGCGTGATCGGCATTGTGGCGGGGCGGCTGGCTGAAAAGCATCATCGGCCGGTGGTACTGATTGCCCAGGACGATTTGGGGGTGAAGCCTGGCATTGGCTCCGTGCGCGGGGTGCCGGGTTTTCACGTGCATCAAGCCCTGGCCGCATGCACCCAGTGGCTGGTGAGCCACGGGGGCCATGCGGCGGCCGGGGGTTTGAAAATTGAAGACGCCCACCTCGACGCCTTTCGCGAGGCATTTTGCGAATTCGCCGCTGAACAAATCCAGACCGAGCAGCGGGTGGCCGATTTGTGGATTGACGGCGAAACGGCGTTGGCTTCGCTCACCTTGGCGGCCGTGCAGCAGATCGAGCGATTGGCCCCCTTCGGCCACGGAAACCAGCGACCGCTATTGTGCGCCAGCGGGTTGCGTTTGGCGGAGCCGCCTAAACGCATCGGGAACGGCAG
Proteins encoded in this window:
- the recJ gene encoding single-stranded-DNA-specific exonuclease RecJ; translation: MPKRWLIREHDPAQIVRLEREAGVSAVVAQLLIGRGIGDPLAARTFLDPKLNGLRDPDELPGIPAAAERLIAAIAAGRPIVVYGDYDADGMTATAILLGCLQLLGAKASFYVPNRIDEGYGLNDEALRTLAERGTAVIVTVDCGITSVGEAQTARELGLELIITDHHEMAAELPVTAAIVHPRLPGHQYPFAGLSGAGVAFKLAWALCQRACQAKRVTDAMRSFLLQAVGIAAIGTVADVVPLVDENRILVHHGLQSLKFRPTAGLAALMQLTKLDQKPALDCEDIGFTLAPRLNAAGRLGQAQLGVELLTTTATDRASALAEYLHELNNSRDSLERSIYLAANKQLQEQFDAESDTALVLAGRGWHPGVIGIVAGRLAEKHHRPVVLIAQDDLGVKPGIGSVRGVPGFHVHQALAACTQWLVSHGGHAAAGGLKIEDAHLDAFREAFCEFAAEQIQTEQRVADLWIDGETALASLTLAAVQQIERLAPFGHGNQRPLLCASGLRLAEPPKRIGNGRHLSMWLEQHGVRLRGVAFGGGDWMDELAEITGPLNVAFRPVINTFNGRRTVELHITDWRLAEPAAVAKTG